The Branchiostoma floridae strain S238N-H82 chromosome 8, Bfl_VNyyK, whole genome shotgun sequence genome has a segment encoding these proteins:
- the LOC118421764 gene encoding integrator complex subunit 5-like yields MATTIGGGGVSAASHTPQELQAEIKTFVQGKHATFGHKLTLEEHARSALSLLRTVPAARSAVLEFLQGIFDEAVNSHILQIESEGSGTVGPNLDPVIQEVCSVLLGFVKVNPQAWAPLISAWSIDLLGQISTKYAGRRGVPHSSSLNELLQLWMTCKATRTLMDIYTQCLAAMTGSSADLCVDALLDTSVQHSPHFDWVVAHIGSSFPNTIITRVLSCGLKDFCSHSSSQVTESHVPKLASVVGILGHLAAHHAQDIREALLQLFHVSLSEGKQEQYTVPFLLELATMSPMLLRVITTELVDSLSADVLNQLARQLSKGRSKADMEGLISLVVHLITKTGSGCQKVLKFLLDTACPMDQKGEVPLDPAVQHTCTVILNTLVSDLQKLVFGRAQQGDITEILFLSELQAHRTHLCQEMLSVNVRQWWLVQILRLLGCHLGESCAADIVTFNLQHAQSQQQLGLLLELLEGFQCCLPDVTGAAVCRCMDSLQTGTLNNTQASRLLANIVHLLKSEDMGKRHFRWQLQEAILLHLQPMTSQLEHSCLQVAAKAMQIQAIVGLPAKPTTPALIHTCLAAVRCFFRVLHDTDLEEKITVIQYCKVYLSHLCGVQLGQTLVIRHLVKGMLDKENAVLFGAKVKDYSSGESSEGQSSLLQQNIQLGRSSTPTVFHAGVIGKGLRPKPDAKQLPSDQVTGSCQAVLDVLYTCTLHEHHHASIPKHEEDRMDTSDSRVERRRISSSGSRTLALLVVELVCPDVIQAPTDWPDEEFTKYTVERDLHITRKFKENPILWDILKMVAEGRTALCHCAILLSSVISTLITHWEGSRSSVTADTLWHLRASCKALECMGEAHLLPAPLGYVSELFHIVTPYEVALLLREVWKFMVENPPSPELYSMRDITGRPIRFFNPDL; encoded by the exons ATGGCGACAACTATTGGCGGTGGAGGAGTTTCCGCGGCTTCTCACACCCCTCAG GAGTTGCAGGCTGAGATCAAGACATTTGTCCAGGGCAAACATGCCACGTTTGGGCACAAGTTGACTTTGGAGGAGCATGCTAGAAGCGCCCTCTCTCTGCTGAGGACCGTACCTGCAGCCCGCTCAGCTGTGCTGGAGTTCCTGCAGGGAATTTTTGATGAAGCAGTCAATTCTCACATCCTTCAAATTGAGAGTGAAGGTTCAG GGACTGTGGGTCCGAACTTGGACCCAGTCATACAGGAAGTGTGCAGCGTTTTACTGGGCTTTGTCAAGGTCAACCCTCAAGCATGGGCTCCTCTTATTTCTGCT TGGTCAATTGACCTCCTGGGACAGATTAGCACCAAATATGCAGGAAGAAGAG GAGTCCCTCACTCTTCCAGTCTGAATGAGCTGTTACAGCTATGGATGACTTGCAAAG CAACAAGAACTCTGATGGATATCTACACCCAGTGTCTAGCAGCAAT GACTGGTAGCTCTGCTGACCTGTGTGTAGATGCACTACTGGACACATCAGTGCAACACTCTCCACACTTTGACTGGGTAGTGGCTCATATTGG GTCATCCTTCCCCAACACCATCATCACCCGGGTCCTGTCATGTGGTCTGAAGGACTTCTGCAGCCACAGCAGCAGCCAGGTGACGGAGAGCCACGTGCCCAAGCTGGCGTCTGTGGTGGGCATCCTGGGACACCTGGCCGCTCACCATGCACAGGACATCAGGGAGGCTCTGCTGCAGCTCTTCCAT gTTAGCCTAAGTGAGGGTAAACAGGAACAGTACACTGTGCCCTTCCTGCTGGAGCTGGCCACCATGTCTCCCATGCTACTCAGGGTCATCACAACTGAACTGGTAGACTCTT TGAGCGCTGATGTTCTAAACCAATTGGCAAGGCAGTTATCAAAAGGAAGGTCCAAGGCAGACATGGAAGG ACTAATATCCCTGGTTGTTCACCTCATCACCAAGACTGGCAGTGGCTGCCAAAAGGTCCTGAAGTTCCTACTGGATACTGCCTGTCCAATGGATCAAAAAG GTGAAGTGCCACTGGATCCTGCAGTGCAGCACACATGCACAGTTATTCTG AACACCCTGGTATCAGACCTACAGAAGTTGGTGTTTGGCAGGGCCCAGCAGGGAGACATTACAGAGATCCTGTTCCTCTCAGAGCTGCAGGCACACAGGACACACTTGTGTCAGGAGATGCTATCGGTCAATG TCAGACAGTGGTGGCTGGTCCAGATCCTGAGGCTGCTGGGCTGTCACCTTGGTGAGAGTTGTGCTGCAGACATCGTGACCTTCAACCTCCAACATGCTCAGTCTCAACAACAG CTGGGGCTACTACTGGAGCTGCTGGAAGGGTTCCAGTGCTGCCTGCCTGACGTGACAGGTGCAGCTGTCTGCAGGTGCATGGACTCTCTACAGACAGGGACGCTCAACAACACACAG GCAAGCAGACTGTTGGCGAATATTGTTCACCTGCTCAAGAGTGAGGACATGGGAAAAAGGCATTTCAG GTGGCAGCTACAGGAGGCCATCCTGCTGCACCTGCAGCCCATGACATCCCAGCTGGAGCACAGCTGCCTCCAGGTGGCTGCCAAGGCCATGCAGATCCAGGCCATCGTGGGCTTACCTGCCAAACCCACCACACCTGCCCTCATTCACACCTGCCTGGCAGCTGTCAGGTGTTTCTTCAGGGTGCTGCATGATACAG ACCTTGAGGAGAAGATAACAGTTATCCAGTACTGTAAGGTGTACCTGTCCCATCTGTGTGGGGTGCAGCTGGGACAGACACTGGTTATACGGCATCTGGTAAAGGGTATGCTGGACAAG GAAAATGCAGTGTTATTTGGAGCTAAGGTGAAAG attattCCAGTGGTGAGAGCAGTGAGGGCCAGTCCTCCCTCCTGCAGCAGAACATCCAGCTGGGCCGCTCCAGCACACCAACAGTCTTCCACGCAGGAGTCATCGGCAAGGGGCTCAGACCTAAGCCTGATGCCAAACAGTTGCCAAGT GACCAGGTAACAGGTAGTTGCCAGGCAGTTCTGGATGTCCTGTACACCTGTACCCTCCACGAGCACCACCACGCCTCCATCCCCAAACATGAGGAGGACAGGATGGACACCTCCGACAGTCGCGTGGAGAGAAGGAGGATATCCTCATCAG GCTCAAGAACTCTTGCATTACTGGTTGTAGAACTGGTCTGCCCAGATGTCATCCAAGCCCCCACAGACTGGCCTGATGAGGAGTTCACCAAGTACACTGTAGAGAG AGATTTACACATTACAAGAAAGTTTAAGGAAAATCCAATACTTTGGGACATCTTGAAGATGGTAGCAGAAG GGAGAACAGCACTGTGTCACTGTGCAATACTGCTGAGTAGTGTGATCTCCACCCTGATTACCCACTGGGAGGGTTCACGTAGCAGCGTGACAGCTGACACTCTATGGCACCTCCGGGCATCATGCAAGGCGCTGGAGTGTATGGGGGAG GCCCATCTCCTGCCGGCTCCGCTGGGTTATGTTTCAGAACTGTTCCACATCGTGACTCCATATGAGGTGGCACTCCTGCTCAGGGAGGTTTGGAAGTTTATGGTG GAAAATCCACCTTCACCAGAACTGTACAGTATGAGGGACATCACTGGACGACCAATCAGATTCTTCAACCCAG ACCTGTAA